The Lycium barbarum isolate Lr01 chromosome 12, ASM1917538v2, whole genome shotgun sequence genome includes a region encoding these proteins:
- the LOC132623080 gene encoding uncharacterized protein LOC132623080, whose translation MEQIEHKHVEVNGLKIHVAEIGSGNSPVVVFLHGFPEIWYSWRHQMIAVAKAGYRAIAPDFRGYGLSDQPPQPEKTTFLDLTNDILALLDALNISKVFLVGKDFGSIVISRFVTLYEERVSGFISMGVPYLPPQPLQWKGLPEGFYISRFGEPGRAEADFGRLDAKTVVRNVYILFSRSEIPIANEDQEIMDIVQPSTPLPPWFSEEDLAAYGALYENSGFQTALQVPYRSLAEQLNITDPTVHVPALFIMGEKDYFLKFPGTEDYISSAGLKSSVPNLEIASLPEGNHFVQEQLPDEVNQLVLDFLTKNSKK comes from the exons ATGGAACAAATAGAGCACAAACATGTTGAAGTGAACGGGCTAAAAATTCATGTAGCTGAAATTGGAAGTGGAAATTCCCCAGTTGTAGTGTTCTTACATGGCTTCCCTGAAATATGGTATTCTTGGAGGCACCAAATGATAGCTGTGGCCAAAGCTGGTTACAGAGCTATTGCACCCGATTTCAGAGGATACGGGTTATCGGATCAGCCACCCCAACCCGAGAAAACCACCTTTCTTGATCTTACCAATGACATCCTTGCACTTCTTGATGCTCTTAATATCTCTAAg GTTTTTCTTGTTGGTAAAGACTTTGGATCTATTGTCATTTCGCGTTTTGTCACTCTCTATGAGGAGAGAGTCTCTGGATTTATTAGTATGGGAGTGCCATATTTGCCTCCACAACCTCTCCAGTGGAAAGGCCTCCCTGAAGGCTTCTACATTTCGAGATTTGGG GAGCCCGGGAGAGCTGAAGCTGATTTTGGCCGCCTTGACGCAAAAACAGTAGTGAGGAATGTATACATTCTTTTCTCCAGAAGTGAAATACCGATAGCCAATGAAGATCAGGAAATCATGGACATTGTGCAACCGTCAACTCCTCTGCCCCCTTGGTTCTCTGAGGAAGACCTGGCTGCATATGGTGCTTTGTATGAGAACTCTGGATTCCAAACTGCTTTGCAGGTTCCTTATAG GTCACTCGCTGAACAGCTCAACATAACAGATCCAACAGTTCACGTTCCAGCACTGTTTATTATGGGAGAGAAGGATTATTTCCTCAAATTTCCAGGAACCGAAGATTACATTAGTAGTGCAGGACTCAAAAGTTCAGTACCTAATCTGGAGATAGCCTCTCTGCCAGAAGGAAACCATTTTGTTCAAGAACAACTACCCGACGAGGTTAATCAACTCGTGCTAGACTTCCTTACTAAGAATAGTAAGAAATAA